The following coding sequences lie in one Flavobacterium cyclinae genomic window:
- a CDS encoding DUF262 domain-containing protein, protein MKNIKKLEDIFNANKIIVPPYQRAYAWEEKQLNQFINDLLDIDGKEYYYGHFIFEEGNDANYEVIDGQQRLTTFILFLMICGTYDISKNEKIKTLISKFDTVAYDSINFNLMKENIHYKEDNYDFTDFNIDNSDSNHTLSIERMLFALNFFKKGFKDEKLKTDNIDSYLNTLLNAHISVHSTKSKAVAVQIFELQNTRGINLSLLEKVKAKLMKAVYLELNDDSKIIIDRIQSEFSEIFKYEESLDNNNFRGDLHLDEILLYHLRIIDDGLKLEENNPDFWNPSTNNKEESILNYIDKKLTDNAVFYAENLVKKLSKTVKFLSQDITLLDRENRLIGDTIILSKFYSLELFILFFHKFENNYIDIFSNSKILTLWEKLLFTCDFHWKYHGKVYRNNFEALFSAVLSCVTIDEVEEKLQYYVNSGFRPELFEDRNLQKTVSEFIANHREDIINNAFHFFNGKMVYTLYKYEIEKFDNDQKVDLLKLREILKKGRSVEHILPQSWEWNWICADENNISEEERIFNAKIQKIINGIGNLLLISPTENSSLSNKHPKNKIYKSCNGGSYELHNQTLINWENYENWENNILDRGKLIYNFMNEYFDFKIKI, encoded by the coding sequence ATGAAAAATATTAAGAAACTTGAAGACATCTTCAATGCAAATAAAATAATAGTTCCTCCCTATCAAAGAGCATATGCTTGGGAAGAAAAACAACTAAATCAATTTATCAATGATTTATTAGATATTGATGGAAAGGAATACTACTATGGTCATTTTATTTTTGAAGAGGGAAATGATGCTAATTACGAAGTTATTGATGGCCAACAAAGACTTACAACTTTTATTTTGTTTTTAATGATTTGTGGAACGTATGATATAAGTAAAAACGAAAAAATTAAAACATTAATTTCAAAATTTGATACTGTTGCGTACGATAGTATCAATTTTAATTTAATGAAAGAAAACATTCATTATAAAGAGGATAATTATGATTTTACTGATTTTAATATAGATAATTCTGATTCTAATCACACATTATCTATTGAAAGAATGTTATTTGCATTGAATTTTTTTAAAAAAGGATTTAAAGACGAAAAGTTAAAAACAGATAATATTGATAGCTACTTAAATACTTTATTAAATGCACATATTTCAGTACATTCAACAAAAAGTAAAGCAGTAGCAGTTCAAATATTTGAGTTGCAAAATACAAGAGGTATAAATTTGAGCCTATTAGAAAAAGTAAAAGCTAAACTTATGAAAGCTGTTTATTTAGAATTGAATGATGATTCAAAAATTATAATAGATAGGATTCAAAGTGAATTTTCAGAAATTTTCAAATACGAAGAAAGTTTAGATAACAATAATTTTAGAGGTGATTTACACTTGGATGAAATCTTATTGTATCATCTCAGAATTATTGACGATGGTTTAAAATTAGAAGAAAATAACCCAGATTTTTGGAATCCAAGCACTAATAATAAAGAAGAATCGATATTAAATTATATAGATAAAAAATTGACTGATAATGCGGTATTTTACGCTGAAAATCTTGTCAAAAAATTATCAAAAACGGTAAAGTTTTTAAGTCAAGATATTACATTACTAGACAGAGAAAATAGACTCATAGGCGATACGATAATTCTTAGTAAGTTTTATAGTTTAGAATTGTTTATTTTATTTTTTCACAAATTTGAAAATAATTATATCGATATTTTTTCGAATTCAAAAATACTAACTCTTTGGGAAAAACTATTATTTACTTGTGATTTTCATTGGAAATACCATGGTAAAGTTTATAGAAATAATTTTGAAGCCTTATTTTCTGCAGTATTAAGTTGTGTTACTATAGATGAAGTAGAAGAGAAGTTACAATATTATGTTAATTCAGGGTTTAGACCTGAGTTATTTGAAGATAGAAATTTACAAAAAACAGTTTCAGAATTTATTGCTAACCACAGGGAAGATATAATTAATAATGCTTTTCATTTTTTTAATGGAAAAATGGTTTACACACTTTATAAATATGAGATTGAAAAGTTTGATAATGATCAAAAAGTAGATTTGTTAAAACTAAGAGAAATATTAAAAAAAGGTCGTTCTGTAGAACATATTCTCCCACAAAGTTGGGAATGGAATTGGATTTGTGCCGATGAGAATAATATTAGTGAAGAAGAAAGAATATTTAATGCTAAAATTCAAAAAATTATTAATGGAATTGGAAATCTTCTTTTAATATCTCCTACTGAAAATTCTTCTTTAAGTAATAAGCATCCAAAAAATAAAATTTATAAATCGTGTAATGGAGGTTCCTATGAATTACATAATCAAACATTGATAAATTGGGAAAATTATGAAAACTGGGAAAATAATATTTTGGATCGAGGTAAATTAATATATAATTTTATGAATGAGTATTTTGATTTTAAAATTAAAATTTAA
- a CDS encoding metallophosphatase domain-containing protein translates to MQITTLSDTHGLHHQLQLPGGDLLIHAGDVCNRGTQEEATNFIDWFEKQSYTYKIFIAGNHDFFFENFTQQEIQDILPKNIFYLNDTGIEIDGINIWGSPITPEFHNWAFNRKRGEEINKHWQLIPNNTDILITHGPAFGILDKTMHNLNVGCEKLLKAVKNIQPKYHVFGHIHEAFGSLNEKETTYINTSSLDLFYKIRNTPFFHFTF, encoded by the coding sequence ATGCAAATCACCACCCTATCTGACACACACGGTCTTCACCATCAGTTGCAATTACCTGGTGGTGATTTACTTATTCATGCTGGAGATGTTTGCAATAGAGGTACACAAGAAGAAGCTACAAATTTTATCGATTGGTTTGAAAAGCAATCGTATACTTACAAAATTTTTATAGCAGGAAACCATGATTTCTTTTTTGAAAATTTTACCCAACAAGAAATTCAAGATATTCTACCTAAAAACATTTTCTATCTAAACGATACCGGAATTGAAATCGATGGAATTAACATATGGGGGTCGCCTATAACTCCAGAATTTCACAATTGGGCATTCAATAGAAAAAGAGGGGAAGAGATAAATAAGCACTGGCAATTAATACCAAACAATACAGATATATTAATTACTCATGGACCCGCTTTTGGCATATTAGATAAAACAATGCATAATCTAAATGTTGGTTGTGAAAAATTACTAAAAGCTGTAAAAAATATACAACCTAAATATCATGTTTTTGGTCACATACATGAAGCTTTTGGCTCATTGAATGAAAAAGAAACTACCTATATAAACACTTCTTCTTTAGACTTGTTTTATAAAATAAGAAATACCCCTTTTTTTCACTTTACTTTTTAA
- a CDS encoding DUF6140 family protein: MANLFRITAKRNDKTTKVNLTKGMYVEIATTTGKPYSKNHLDKICELFENKYGTMCTKGYVSFSDFEIVKIN; the protein is encoded by the coding sequence ATGGCAAATCTTTTTAGAATTACGGCAAAACGAAATGACAAAACAACAAAGGTTAATTTAACTAAAGGTATGTATGTAGAAATTGCAACCACTACTGGAAAACCTTACAGTAAAAATCATTTAGATAAAATATGTGAATTATTTGAAAATAAATACGGAACTATGTGCACAAAGGGGTATGTGAGTTTTAGTGATTTTGAAATTGTGAAAATTAATTGA
- a CDS encoding ADP-ribosylglycohydrolase family protein, producing MLNHLQTILIGTAVGDALGVPVEFQPRGYLKANPVTDMREYGTHEQPKGTWSDDTSLMLCLAESMVEGLDINNLALKFIAWKNDNLWTPHGWVFDIGIGTRIAIERLENGMTPELAGGLDERDNGNGSLMRILPLVLHIKDLDIEERYDWTKKISSITHAHVRSVLACLYYLEFAKKIIEGKDKFQAYNELQSELTQYFEQRKINPIEIHKFHRLLNEDITKVNEDNIKSSGYVIDTLEAAIWCILTTNNYKDSVLKAVNLGHDTDTTGAVTGGLAALIYGMDTIPTEWINTLARKDDIINLTY from the coding sequence ATGCTTAACCACCTCCAAACCATCCTCATCGGCACCGCAGTAGGTGATGCACTTGGTGTTCCAGTGGAATTCCAACCACGAGGTTATTTAAAAGCAAATCCAGTAACCGATATGCGTGAATACGGAACTCACGAACAACCAAAAGGTACTTGGTCTGATGATACGTCATTAATGTTGTGTTTGGCAGAAAGCATGGTGGAAGGTTTAGACATTAATAATCTAGCCCTAAAATTCATCGCTTGGAAAAATGATAATCTTTGGACACCCCACGGTTGGGTATTCGATATTGGCATAGGAACACGTATCGCCATAGAGCGTTTAGAAAACGGAATGACACCGGAATTAGCAGGCGGTTTAGATGAAAGGGACAACGGCAACGGTTCGTTAATGCGAATTTTACCTTTGGTACTTCATATCAAAGACCTAGATATTGAGGAGCGTTATGATTGGACCAAAAAAATATCTTCTATTACCCATGCACACGTTCGTTCCGTTTTGGCTTGCTTGTATTATTTGGAATTCGCTAAAAAAATCATTGAAGGAAAAGATAAATTTCAAGCCTATAATGAACTACAATCGGAACTAACACAGTATTTCGAACAAAGGAAAATTAATCCCATTGAAATCCATAAGTTTCATCGTTTGCTAAACGAAGACATTACAAAAGTGAACGAAGACAATATCAAGAGTTCAGGTTACGTTATCGATACATTGGAAGCTGCTATTTGGTGTATACTAACTACCAATAATTATAAAGATTCGGTTTTAAAAGCAGTAAACTTAGGTCACGATACTGATACTACAGGAGCAGTAACAGGTGGGTTAGCTGCTTTAATTTATGGAATGGATACAATTCCAACAGAATGGATTAATACGTTAGCTAGAAAAGACGATATTATTAACTTAACCTATTAA
- a CDS encoding helix-turn-helix domain-containing protein: MPVRSEVEILQTQVEELTKTVLQLKEQANNDIWYDNADVLKLFNISDSTLLRYRKEKKIPFTKLGGRYLYPKAFFTKSLMEKLENKHLL, from the coding sequence ATGCCTGTGCGATCAGAAGTTGAAATTTTACAAACCCAAGTAGAGGAATTAACTAAAACAGTTTTACAATTAAAAGAACAAGCCAATAACGATATTTGGTACGATAATGCAGATGTCCTAAAATTGTTTAACATTAGCGATTCTACTTTGTTGCGTTATCGTAAAGAAAAGAAAATTCCTTTTACTAAACTAGGAGGGCGCTATTTGTATCCAAAAGCTTTCTTTACTAAATCTCTTATGGAGAAATTAGAAAACAAGCATTTGCTTTAA
- a CDS encoding DUF6266 family protein, which translates to MGTYNKGILGAFSGKVGPVVGATWRGKEVMRSLPKKSNRLATTYQQQQRSKFAMTTEFLGGVQPVIKRYFGSNAGLKTRRNQAMSYLMKEAIVFNDPNYEWDYTKVLISKGDLLGINNGAVTAGTGQNLDFSWTDNSGQGEAMATDKLVVVVYEPTSKATVYSLNAGSRSSGSATLELPNFLSGLEVQVWATFVSSNDALYATSLYLGAVTVG; encoded by the coding sequence ATGGGTACATACAACAAAGGCATCTTAGGTGCATTTTCAGGAAAAGTAGGTCCGGTGGTGGGCGCTACATGGCGTGGTAAAGAGGTAATGCGTAGTTTACCTAAAAAGAGTAATCGTTTGGCAACAACGTATCAGCAGCAACAGCGAAGTAAGTTTGCCATGACTACCGAATTTCTAGGCGGGGTACAACCTGTAATTAAACGCTATTTTGGTAGTAATGCTGGTTTGAAAACGCGACGCAATCAAGCAATGTCGTATTTAATGAAAGAGGCTATTGTGTTTAATGATCCTAATTATGAGTGGGATTACACTAAAGTCTTAATTAGTAAAGGCGACTTGCTAGGGATTAACAACGGAGCTGTTACCGCTGGAACCGGGCAAAACTTAGATTTTAGTTGGACCGACAACAGCGGACAAGGCGAGGCAATGGCAACTGATAAGCTTGTAGTAGTGGTTTACGAACCTACTTCTAAAGCTACGGTGTACAGTTTGAATGCTGGGAGTAGAAGTAGTGGAAGCGCTACTCTTGAATTGCCCAACTTCTTAAGCGGATTGGAAGTACAAGTATGGGCAACATTTGTTTCTTCTAATGATGCTTTATATGCCACCAGTTTGTACTTAGGTGCCGTAACCGTGGGTTAA
- a CDS encoding type I restriction-modification system subunit M, which yields MSKEKITLSQLEQYLSKAAWILKGPVDASDFKIYIFPLLFFKRLSDVFDEEYQIALTESGGDVEYALLPEFHRFIIPEGCHWNDVRETTSNVGLAIEKALRGIEQANQEYLYGIFGDAQWSNKNKLSDRLLTDLIEHFSQYSLSNSLVNPDILGEAYEYLIKHFADLTNKKAGEFYTPRSVVHLLGLILDPHEGESIYDPACGTGGMLLECVDHLRENNEDYRTLKLYGQEKNLTSSSIARMNMFLHGIEDFQIARGDTLRNPAFFEADGLKTFDCVIANPPFSLKDWGADIWVNDPFGRNIAGVPPQGNGDMAWVQHMIKSMNANGRMTVVLPHGALFRKASEGKIREALLKKDVLEAVIGLGPNIFYGTQLAACVLVFKQQKEKHKQGKVLFIDGSEQVRVGRAQNFLEPNHVKQLFDWYIQFSDVENFVKVASIEDIKENDFNLNIPLYVEKIIEDNLPSVEEALADLKTAWEESLKAEEKFKRILKEFIHE from the coding sequence ATGTCAAAAGAAAAGATAACCCTTTCACAGTTAGAACAATACTTGTCTAAAGCAGCTTGGATATTGAAAGGTCCTGTTGATGCATCGGATTTTAAAATCTACATATTTCCGCTTTTATTCTTTAAAAGATTATCAGATGTATTTGATGAAGAATATCAAATTGCATTAACTGAATCAGGAGGTGATGTAGAATATGCCTTGCTTCCTGAGTTTCATAGATTCATTATTCCAGAAGGATGTCATTGGAATGATGTTAGAGAAACTACTTCAAATGTTGGATTAGCTATTGAAAAAGCCTTGCGTGGGATTGAACAAGCCAATCAGGAATACCTTTATGGGATTTTTGGTGATGCTCAGTGGAGTAATAAAAATAAGCTTTCCGATAGATTATTAACGGATTTAATTGAGCACTTTTCTCAATATTCGTTATCCAATTCATTGGTTAATCCAGATATTTTAGGGGAAGCATACGAGTACTTAATTAAACATTTTGCTGATTTAACCAATAAGAAAGCAGGTGAGTTTTATACACCTCGTTCTGTAGTGCATTTATTGGGTTTAATATTGGATCCTCATGAAGGAGAAAGTATTTATGATCCAGCCTGTGGAACAGGTGGAATGCTATTGGAATGTGTTGACCATTTAAGAGAAAACAACGAAGATTACCGTACATTAAAATTATACGGACAAGAGAAAAACCTAACTTCTAGTTCCATCGCTAGAATGAATATGTTTTTACACGGCATTGAAGATTTTCAAATTGCACGTGGCGATACTTTGAGAAATCCTGCTTTTTTTGAAGCAGACGGATTAAAGACATTTGATTGTGTCATTGCTAATCCTCCTTTTTCATTGAAAGATTGGGGCGCAGACATTTGGGTGAATGACCCTTTTGGAAGAAATATTGCGGGTGTACCACCACAAGGCAATGGCGACATGGCTTGGGTACAACACATGATAAAATCTATGAATGCAAATGGTAGAATGACCGTAGTTTTGCCTCATGGCGCATTGTTTAGAAAAGCTTCTGAAGGTAAAATTAGAGAAGCCTTACTGAAAAAAGATGTTTTAGAAGCTGTGATTGGTTTAGGACCAAATATTTTTTATGGCACTCAATTAGCGGCTTGTGTATTGGTATTTAAGCAACAAAAAGAAAAGCACAAACAAGGTAAAGTCTTGTTTATTGATGGTTCTGAACAAGTGCGAGTAGGTAGAGCACAAAACTTTTTAGAACCGAATCATGTGAAACAGCTTTTTGATTGGTACATTCAATTTTCTGATGTAGAAAACTTTGTGAAAGTAGCTTCTATTGAAGACATCAAAGAGAATGATTTTAACTTAAACATTCCGCTTTATGTAGAAAAAATCATTGAAGATAATTTACCCTCTGTAGAAGAAGCGTTAGCCGATTTAAAAACAGCTTGGGAGGAAAGTTTGAAAGCTGAAGAAAAGTTTAAAAGAATATTAAAAGAATTTATCCATGAATAG
- a CDS encoding DUF262 domain-containing protein: MNRMPSSSAQDRQIAVWFQKIENGEIKLPRFQRPQAWDRNRVCSLLDTVTKNLPLGVTLLLNVDQEQFVSRFLVSAPETGSRVTEHLLDGQQRLTALWRSLHNNYDDSKYFLYIRKFDKYLDENKIDTEDESSVYCRTRWVNKNGINMPLWADIPSESFNRGLIPLELLRPGDIASEYEKWVNDAINPIKPQSGIENYEEKLFEWMSLKNEILTTIRDYRETISHFNLPYLALPSQTSKETALQVFINMNTNSKPLSQYDIIRAEIEGVKGVSLDDYQNKLNSLYPNVKYYFELPFLILATSALMQDKLPNQRGMWDMKKDLMVENWDKMSIGLSKMSIFMESQGVYDQNRLPTNAVLSVIAALYTYIPENLDARGSFEILLRKYLWSSFFTDRYENSAASNAYNDFMALKNIITGKLNDKGLKYTENDVPVLDRTKYPLASEEELMRVGWPKRENIRARGIMAVFTKLGAFDFADGSQLSRQVLLESKRHYHHVFPDALLKEAEVESFLALNCALITDKTNLNISNKDPYRYLMERYEWTSEDIVHSRLKSHLIPIQELKNGGYEGLDDEKRIEKIKLDFEIFITKRANYVVKAVNELAQGKEISANDIINSI; this comes from the coding sequence ATGAATAGAATGCCGTCAAGTTCTGCTCAAGACAGACAAATTGCTGTATGGTTCCAAAAAATTGAAAATGGTGAAATAAAATTACCTCGTTTTCAAAGACCACAAGCTTGGGATAGAAATAGAGTATGCAGTTTGTTAGATACTGTAACTAAAAATCTTCCTCTTGGCGTTACATTGCTTTTAAATGTTGACCAAGAACAGTTTGTGTCAAGGTTTCTTGTTTCTGCTCCAGAAACTGGCAGTAGAGTTACAGAACATTTATTAGATGGTCAACAAAGGCTTACTGCATTATGGAGATCTTTACATAACAATTATGATGATTCAAAATACTTTTTATATATCAGAAAATTTGATAAGTATTTGGATGAAAATAAAATTGATACAGAAGATGAATCAAGTGTTTATTGTAGAACGCGATGGGTGAATAAAAATGGAATTAATATGCCTTTATGGGCTGATATTCCGTCAGAAAGTTTTAACAGAGGCTTAATTCCACTTGAATTATTACGTCCTGGAGATATTGCATCAGAATATGAAAAATGGGTAAATGACGCTATTAACCCCATTAAACCTCAATCAGGTATTGAAAATTATGAGGAAAAATTATTTGAATGGATGAGTTTGAAGAATGAAATATTGACAACTATAAGAGATTATAGAGAGACTATTTCTCATTTTAATTTACCTTATTTAGCCTTACCATCACAAACATCCAAAGAAACTGCTTTACAAGTATTTATAAATATGAATACTAATAGTAAGCCGTTGTCACAATACGATATTATCAGAGCAGAGATAGAAGGGGTTAAAGGGGTATCCTTAGACGATTATCAAAACAAATTAAACTCTTTATATCCAAATGTTAAATATTATTTTGAGCTACCATTTCTAATTTTAGCAACCTCTGCTTTAATGCAGGATAAACTGCCTAATCAAAGAGGTATGTGGGATATGAAAAAAGATTTGATGGTAGAAAATTGGGATAAAATGTCAATAGGTTTGTCAAAAATGTCCATTTTCATGGAGTCTCAAGGGGTTTACGACCAAAATAGATTACCTACCAATGCTGTTTTATCTGTTATTGCTGCTTTATACACTTATATTCCTGAAAATTTAGATGCTAGAGGCTCATTTGAAATTTTGCTAAGAAAATATCTTTGGTCAAGTTTCTTTACTGATCGATATGAAAACTCAGCGGCTTCTAATGCTTATAATGACTTTATGGCTTTGAAGAACATAATTACAGGAAAACTAAACGATAAAGGATTGAAATACACTGAAAATGATGTTCCTGTTTTAGATCGTACTAAATATCCATTAGCTTCAGAAGAAGAATTAATGAGAGTAGGTTGGCCAAAAAGGGAAAATATTAGAGCACGTGGAATTATGGCTGTTTTTACAAAATTAGGAGCATTCGATTTTGCTGATGGTTCACAATTAAGTAGACAAGTTTTATTAGAGAGTAAACGTCATTATCACCATGTTTTTCCAGATGCTTTGCTTAAAGAAGCAGAAGTTGAGAGTTTCTTAGCTTTAAATTGTGCATTAATTACCGATAAAACCAACTTAAATATCAGTAATAAAGACCCTTATCGTTATTTAATGGAACGTTATGAATGGACGAGTGAAGATATTGTACATTCAAGACTAAAATCGCATTTAATACCCATTCAAGAACTTAAAAATGGTGGTTATGAAGGGTTAGATGATGAAAAACGTATCGAAAAAATAAAACTAGATTTTGAAATTTTTATTACCAAAAGAGCAAATTATGTTGTTAAAGCTGTTAATGAACTAGCTCAAGGTAAAGAAATTTCTGCTAACGATATTATAAATAGTATTTAA
- a CDS encoding type I restriction-modification system subunit M, with protein sequence MTQQQLEKYLWGAATALRGTIDAGDYKQYIFPLLFFKRICDVYDEEFEKALEDSDGDLEYAAFAEHHHFLVPEHAHWKKVRETTVNIGMAIQEAMREIEKANPETLFGIFGDASWTNKDRLSDATLTNLIEHFSQHQLNLKSVPDDKLGNAYEYLIKEFADDSGHTAAEFYTNRTVVKLMTMIMDPQPGESVYDPTCGSGGLLLNCALHLKEEGKEYRTLKLYGQEINLITSAIARMNMFMHGIEEFQIARGDTLAQPAFIENDELKKFNVILANPPYSIKAWDRKSFETDPYGRNLWGTPPQGCADYAFQQHIQKSLNTDNGRSISLWPHGILFRDSEAEMRRKMVEQDLVECVIGLGPNLFYNSSMVSCLLITNNNKPKERKGKVLLIQAVDEVRKEKTMSYLDKKHIDRIHAAYLNFKDEEGFSKVISNEVVVADKNARLNVQLYVEEKVIETDSFSTLLENWNESSKKLKDSMQSLFKTI encoded by the coding sequence ATGACCCAACAACAATTAGAAAAATACCTCTGGGGAGCTGCTACTGCATTACGTGGTACTATTGACGCTGGAGATTACAAACAATATATATTTCCGCTTTTGTTTTTCAAGCGCATTTGTGATGTGTATGATGAAGAATTTGAAAAAGCATTAGAAGACAGCGATGGCGATTTAGAATATGCCGCTTTTGCCGAACACCATCATTTTTTGGTGCCTGAACATGCCCATTGGAAAAAAGTACGCGAAACAACCGTAAATATAGGCATGGCCATACAAGAAGCCATGCGTGAAATTGAAAAAGCCAATCCTGAAACCTTATTTGGGATTTTTGGCGATGCCAGTTGGACCAACAAAGACCGATTGTCTGATGCTACTTTGACCAATTTAATTGAGCATTTCTCTCAACACCAATTGAATCTTAAAAGTGTACCCGATGATAAATTAGGAAATGCTTACGAATATTTAATTAAAGAGTTTGCAGACGATAGCGGACATACAGCAGCAGAATTTTACACCAATAGAACTGTAGTAAAATTAATGACCATGATTATGGACCCACAACCAGGGGAAAGCGTTTATGACCCAACCTGTGGAAGTGGTGGTTTGTTGTTAAACTGTGCGTTGCACCTAAAAGAAGAAGGTAAAGAATACCGTACGTTAAAATTATACGGACAGGAGATTAACCTAATTACTTCTGCTATTGCCCGAATGAACATGTTTATGCATGGTATTGAAGAATTTCAGATTGCTCGTGGCGATACTTTGGCGCAACCTGCTTTTATTGAAAATGACGAGTTGAAAAAGTTTAATGTTATTTTAGCTAATCCTCCGTATTCTATTAAAGCTTGGGATAGAAAAAGTTTTGAAACCGACCCTTACGGACGTAATTTGTGGGGAACACCACCGCAAGGTTGTGCTGATTATGCGTTTCAACAACACATACAAAAGAGTTTAAATACCGATAATGGACGCTCTATTTCACTGTGGCCTCATGGTATTTTGTTTAGAGATTCTGAAGCTGAAATGCGCCGTAAAATGGTAGAGCAAGATTTGGTGGAATGTGTGATTGGTTTAGGGCCTAATTTGTTTTATAATTCGTCAATGGTTTCATGCTTATTGATTACAAATAACAATAAACCAAAAGAGAGAAAAGGAAAAGTTCTCTTAATTCAGGCGGTAGATGAAGTAAGGAAAGAAAAAACAATGAGTTATTTAGATAAAAAACATATTGATAGAATACATGCTGCTTATTTAAATTTTAAAGATGAAGAAGGTTTTTCTAAAGTTATTTCGAATGAGGTTGTTGTTGCTGATAAGAATGCACGTTTAAACGTTCAACTTTATGTAGAGGAAAAAGTAATAGAAACCGATTCTTTTTCTACGTTGCTTGAAAATTGGAACGAAAGTTCAAAAAAATTAAAGGATTCTATGCAATCTCTTTTTAAAACAATTTAA
- a CDS encoding restriction endonuclease subunit S, producing MTIQNNIKSLKLDKSKWKLTKLGELADEISVRVDNPSKSKYDRFVGLEHFVSGDIKIKNWGTTENLVSSTKAFQKGDILFARRNAYLRRASLVEFEGCCSGDAFVIRENHNKVVPGFLAFLMNSNALWDFANSNAAGTMSKRVKWCDLAEYEFLLPPKDQQAQLAELLWSMDEVIEREKEMLKNLEINLDSSIENEIHGIEISGKTIKMIIEELSKKKKVVPLDSLGVFLKGKGIMKSDVIDSGIPCVRYGELYTKHHRIIRNYYSFVDRATANQSFRLERNDILLAGSGETITEIGKSASFVDDIEVYAGSDTLVFRPYEMDGYYLGYLMNSELVRKQLNKYGTGATVMHIYQSDIKKIKVPLINLENQLKISKKLEQFASNIEGLKSKISSSQSLQKSLINQVF from the coding sequence ATGACAATACAAAACAATATAAAATCACTTAAACTAGACAAATCAAAATGGAAGCTAACTAAACTAGGTGAGCTTGCAGATGAAATATCAGTAAGAGTTGATAATCCTTCAAAATCTAAATACGACAGATTTGTTGGATTAGAACATTTTGTTTCTGGTGATATTAAGATTAAAAATTGGGGAACCACGGAAAATTTGGTTTCTTCAACAAAAGCATTTCAAAAAGGCGATATACTTTTTGCTAGGAGAAATGCTTATTTAAGAAGAGCTTCATTAGTTGAATTTGAAGGTTGTTGCTCAGGAGATGCATTTGTAATTAGAGAAAATCATAATAAAGTTGTACCGGGTTTTTTGGCTTTTTTGATGAACTCGAATGCATTATGGGATTTTGCTAATTCAAATGCTGCAGGAACCATGTCAAAAAGGGTAAAGTGGTGTGATTTAGCAGAATACGAATTCCTCCTCCCACCCAAAGACCAACAAGCACAATTAGCAGAGTTGTTGTGGTCGATGGATGAAGTGATTGAGAGGGAGAAGGAAATGTTAAAAAATCTTGAAATAAATTTAGATTCTTCAATTGAAAATGAAATTCATGGTATTGAAATTTCAGGTAAAACAATAAAGATGATTATTGAGGAATTATCTAAAAAAAAGAAAGTAGTTCCTTTGGACTCATTAGGAGTTTTTTTGAAAGGAAAAGGAATAATGAAATCTGATGTTATTGATAGTGGAATTCCTTGTGTTAGGTATGGAGAATTATACACTAAACATCACAGAATAATAAGAAATTATTATTCATTTGTTGATAGAGCAACAGCCAACCAAAGTTTTAGATTAGAAAGAAATGATATCCTATTAGCCGGTTCTGGAGAGACTATAACAGAAATTGGAAAATCAGCTTCATTTGTGGATGACATTGAGGTATACGCAGGGAGTGATACTCTTGTGTTTAGACCTTATGAAATGGATGGTTATTATTTGGGATATTTAATGAATTCTGAACTTGTAAGAAAACAACTTAATAAATATGGAACTGGAGCAACAGTAATGCATATTTACCAAAGTGATATTAAGAAAATAAAAGTCCCTTTAATCAATCTTGAAAATCAATTAAAGATTTCAAAAAAACTTGAACAATTTGCTTCAAATATTGAAGGATTAAAATCAAAAATTTCAAGCTCCCAATCATTACAAAAAAGTTTAATTAATCAGGTGTTTTAA